Sequence from the Wielerella bovis genome:
TTTGTGGAACAAGTTAATATGATGCAACGCAAGCAAGGTTATCGCTTATTGGGTATTTTTGAAGATGGAAAAAGCAGTGCAGTAGCGGTATGTGGTTTTCGTGAGAAAACCGATTTATCAAGCGGTCATCAGCTTCATGTTGATGATATTGTTACCATTCCGCAATGTCGCCGCCGTGGTTATGCAACATTGTTATTAAACGAAGTGCGTAAAATCGCCATGCAGATGGGTATTCCTCAAGTGCATGCGGATTGTTTGGTTGGAACAGAGCGGACAACTGCCCATCGTATGTATTTTCAAAATGGATTTGAAATTTTATCGCATCATTTTATTTGTAAAATTTAATTTGGTTACGATGAAATGATTTAAGGCAGCCTGAAAACATTTTCAGGCTACCTTTTTATTTTGATTGACTGTAAATCATTAAATTAGAACTTATAGGTATATTGCACACCCAAAATGCTAGCATAGGTTTTAAATCGAGCAGAAGTTGCACCTTTACTGTCTACATCAGACCCTGTTGATTGTTCTGCTTTGAAATCAGAATCTTTGATATCAACATAAGTAAATGCTGTTTCAAATACATGGTTCTTTTTGTGTGTATAACGTGCGCCAACTGAATACCAAATACGATTAGCATCAGGCATGGTATTCAAACGGTCTTGCGAAGTTTTAATAGGGCTTTGGTCAAATGCGATACCTGCGCGAAGTTGCAAAGGTTCGCTGTATTGATACGAGCCACCAACTGCAACTTTATAAGTATCACGCCAGTTGGGTGTAATGACCGTTTTATTAGACCTTGTACCACCAGCCACTTGTTTTTCGTTTTCAAACATCAATTCTGCTTTATTAAAACGGCTATGGCGTGTCCATGTAATATCACCAAACAGATTAACTTTATCAGTTGCGCGATACATACCGTGTACCGACAAGGATTCTGGCGTTACAATTTTAACTGATGCTTTTTCAGATGGCACATAACCGCGTCCTGTCGTTGAACCGAATGGAGTAACAACGGTTTGAGAAGTTGGCGACTGGATAACTTTTTGTAATAACGCGCTAGTGGGTGTACTACCATTAACTGCCGAACCCACCGCGTCCCATTTTGCCGTACCTTTTAGATTATGTTCCACTTTTGAACGATAGTTCACGCCAACACGAACACGGTCATTCACATCAAACATCCAACCCAAATGGTAGCCAAAGCCCCAATCATTTCCTTTTACATCGCCACGACCATCAGAATGACCTTGTCTTAACAAAGGATTTGTACCACTTGCACCCCAATCGGCATATTTACGCAATTCTGCTTGCGAATATTGTCCAATCAAACCCGCACCAAACGAATGTTGAGGCGTCGCCTGATATGCAATCGCAGGTTCAATCGCAATGGTGGTAAGACCTAATTTATTGATGTTGTAACGCAAAACAGAATCTTCATCGTATTCCGTTTTAGAACCAAATGGAATATACATACCCAAACCAAGCGTTACTTTATCGTTGAGTTTGTATGCACCGTACATATGTGGCGCAAAAGTTACTTCGGTAATTTTGCCGCTATCAGAACCTGTAACAGGCACAGTACTGTTGTAATATGTCCCTTTGGCTTCACCATATTTAATAGATGGAAAAACCAAGTTGCCTGAAATGGTAAATTCACCGCGACCATCTAATTTCGTTAAACCTGCGGGATTGGAAAAAATGGTAGAAGCATCAGCCGCTTCGGCAGCAGCATTAGCGGTACTTTGTGCACCAACGGATTGTGTACCAAAATGATAGCCCGATGCGATTGCATTTTGTGCAAAGAGCGTAGAAATCAATAATGTAGAAATCTTAAACGAAACATGTTTCATAAAGTGCTTCTTTCTCTCTTTTAAAAGACTTTCAGGCTGCATCAGGTATCTAAAAATATGCAGCCTGAAAAGTTGTTTTTAGAATGACAACTCTATTGTAAACCAGCAATATGATTATGCCTAGTGTTTTTTATCTAAAAAATAAAACAACCATGAAATTTCGTTTTCAGGTGGTTGTTTGAAATTATTTTCAGGAATTTTCCCATTTGAGATTGTCTTAATCTTTATAGTTAGTAAACTTAAAATAGCTTATTTCAGGCTACCTTTTTTCGGTAAAATAATCTTCATCTTTGCATTTTCACAGTCAAGTATCATGAATCATACATTCAGCCAAATCCATTTACCCGAACAATTAGCCAAAATGGAAGCCAAAGAATTGGCATACCTACAAATTCTCGCACCTAATTGGATTTTCAACGACCCTCTCATCAAACAATTACAAAAATTACCCGAACTCTACGAACAAGGCAAAATCGTCTTGGCTGCCATTGTGCAAGCCAACCGCATTTTATTCTCGGAAGAACACGCCTATCCGTCAGCCGCCGAAATCGTTTATGACCCCAAAGGCATTGCCAGTGCAGCAGAACTGCAAGCCGCCGCCCACGAATTATACAAACTGAAAAACACCACCCCCGATGACCCTGAACTCGCCGAATTTGCCGCCCACATTACCGATAAATACGACCGTAAAGCCTTTGATGTGCCACATAAAATCAGCCCTTTGGGTTTGAAAACCAGCATTATGTTGGTTTGGCGATTGCATTTGCCCGATGGCATGTTGCGACAAAATATGGTGCCAATTTTGGTTTATGAAGATGTGCAGACCATTTTGCCTGCGCGTTTTTGGCAGCAGACCGATTTGTATCAAGAATGGATTTCAGACAGCCAAATGGACATGAGTGCAGCATTTTATCAATTAAATCAAGGCGGATTATTTTGGGAAAAAGGCGGATTATTGCGTTTAATCGGCATAGGGAAAAACAAAAACCTGTTTCCACAAAAACAAAACTTACACCATTTCGCCCAAAATCCTGAACCTTATCCAACGCCAAACGCCAGCCGAAAAGCCCTACAATTCGCCCAAGAATGCAAACGCTGCGCCCAAGAAGCCGCTGAAAATCAATAAAAAATTGGAATTGTCATGCAAAATAAAATCAAATACTTACATAACTTAATTTGCGGTAATGCTTATTTTCAGGCTGCCTGAAAAATGCTGACATTTGACCAAGCCAAGCAACTGATTTTGCAAAAAATCCCCCATTGCACAAGCAACAACCCAGAATGGCTAATTGACGACACACATTGCTGTGAATATCCCGATTATTGGTATATTTGGGGCAATGCGCGTGGTTTTGTGGAATATGGCGACACTTTATATTTATTGGTGGGCAGCAATGGTTATTTGGTGGATAAATGCAGTGGTGAAATCATTGCATTAAACAATCGCCTTTCGCCACAACAATACATGCGCGACCGCCAAGATGAACGTGCAGCCGCAGGCAAGCACCATGTATTGTGTTATGTGCCGCCTGAAAATCCCCATGCACGAAAAATCGAATTATTGAAATTAAAACATCTGTTTTCATGCAATTATGCAAAAATTTCACAATTACAAAATCAAAGCGAATGGCTGTCCACACGCTTGTTTACGCTACAAAATATTCAAAATGAATTGGCAAAACATGGCATTACCACACAAATTATTTTGTGCGATGAATTGGCAGAACACATCATCGTTTGGCAATATGATTGTGGCGAACACGATTATTTAAAATTAAGCCATTTCATTAAAGACATACAAAAACAATGTTTTCAGGCAGCCTGAAAAAAATCCCACAGGAAACATCATCATGCAAAACAAAATCAAGCAATTAACCGAGCTACTCAACCGCTACGCCCACGAATATTACACTTTGGACGCGCCCACCGTCCCCGACAGCGAATACGACCAACTCTACCGCGAATTGGAACGCCTAGAAAGCGAGTTTCCGCAATTCAGGCTGCCTGAAAGCCCCACGCAGCGCGTAGGCGGCGCGGTTTTGAGCGAATTTGCCAGCGTTGCCCATGCCGTGCCGATGTTGTCGCTGAACAACGCCTTTTCGCCACAAGACGAAAACGGCTCATTTGACCACGCCGAAACATGGGCGTTTGACGAGCGCGTTTGCAAAGATTTGGGCGTGGCAACAACGGTTTACACCATTGAGCCAAAATTTGACGGCTTGGCAATCAGCTTGCTGTATCAAAATGGCGTACTGGTTCAGGCAGCCACGCGCGGCGACGGCACGACTGGCGAAGACGTTACCGAAAATGTCAAAACCATACGAAATATCCCATTGAAATTACACGGCAATCGCATTCCCGAAATGATGGAAGTGCGCGGCGAAGTCCTGATGTTGAAAGCCGATTTCAGCGCCCTAAACGAAAAACAAATCGCGCTGCAACAAAAACCTTTCGCCAACCCACGCAACGCCGCCGCAGGCAGCCTGCGCCAACTCAATTCGCGCATTGCGGCAGAGCGCAAATTGCATTTTTTCGGCTACGGCATTGCGCGATTTGACGGCATGCCGCCCGAAAATGCGCCCCAAACCCATGCGGAAGAATTGTTGTGGTTGGCGGAACTCGGTTTCAGCCTACCGCAATCTCAATCGTGCCAACAATCTGTCCCCTCCCCTGCTTGCGGGGGAGGGCTAGGGTGGGGGCAAAACGGTGTCACGCCACAAAATTCATTTGAAAATCAACAAGCCACCCCCACCCCAACCCTCCCCCGCCAGACGGGGGGGGGGGCAGATTGGAGGCAGCCTGAAAGTTACGACTGGAAAATCTGCGCCAATATCGCCGAAGTTCTCCAATTTTACGAGCAAATGTCCGCCAAACGCCCCGATTTACCCTACGAAATTGACGGTATGGTCATCAAAGTGAACGATTTGGCGCAACAGGTAAAATTGGGCTTTGTTTCACGCGC
This genomic interval carries:
- a CDS encoding OmpP1/FadL family transporter, which gives rise to MKHVSFKISTLLISTLFAQNAIASGYHFGTQSVGAQSTANAAAEAADASTIFSNPAGLTKLDGRGEFTISGNLVFPSIKYGEAKGTYYNSTVPVTGSDSGKITEVTFAPHMYGAYKLNDKVTLGLGMYIPFGSKTEYDEDSVLRYNINKLGLTTIAIEPAIAYQATPQHSFGAGLIGQYSQAELRKYADWGASGTNPLLRQGHSDGRGDVKGNDWGFGYHLGWMFDVNDRVRVGVNYRSKVEHNLKGTAKWDAVGSAVNGSTPTSALLQKVIQSPTSQTVVTPFGSTTGRGYVPSEKASVKIVTPESLSVHGMYRATDKVNLFGDITWTRHSRFNKAELMFENEKQVAGGTRSNKTVITPNWRDTYKVAVGGSYQYSEPLQLRAGIAFDQSPIKTSQDRLNTMPDANRIWYSVGARYTHKKNHVFETAFTYVDIKDSDFKAEQSTGSDVDSKGATSARFKTYASILGVQYTYKF